Genomic window (Mycoplasmopsis citelli):
TCAGATTTAGAGTTTAATAGCACTTACATTAAAGGATATAAAACAAATAATTTTGAATTTGGGTATTTTAATGATACTATGCGTAATGCCATTACTTGTTATGAAAATGATAAAAGTATCAAGGGCTTAGTCTTTGAAAAAAGCAAAGATCAATTTGATAAATATATCTCTTCAGTAGTAGGAAATATTAAGGAATATCATTGAAAAGATATTCCACACTCAGAACATTTTTATGATCTTTTTAATAATGATACAAACACAAATTTAGGGTATGTAGCTTGCCATGATGGGTTAACATTGTGAGATAAAATTGCAGTGCATGCAAAAAATAAAAGTTTGAAAGAACTTTTACAAATGTATCGAAAATCACTCATTATGCTTTACACAACTCCAGGAAGAAAACTACTTCTTGCAGGAACTGAATTGCTTCAAAGTAAACCTTGTGATATATCCGGAGCTGATGCAAATAAATGTGAAAAAATGAATATTAAAGACTATCTGAATTTAAATGCTGATAAAAATTCTGTGCATGAAAATTCATACAAAACTACTGATTATGTTAATGGAATAAAATGAAATAACTTAAATATTAATGGTGTTAAAGAGCATATTTATGATTTTGTAAGTAATTTAAACAAATTTAAATTACAATACCCTCATTTTAATTTAATTTCTGCTGAAGAAATTAATCAAAAATTATCATTTGTTAAGGTTAATTATGATGATGGATTGCTTATATATAAAGTTGTGGATAACAATAGTGAAATTACTATTATGCACAACTTTAGCAATAATACATATACATTGGAAGAATATATTCAACACACAACTTTATTTAGTTCTTTAATTATGCAAGATCAAAAAGCTAATGTTTTAGAAGCTCACGAATCTAAAATATTAATTAAATAAAAAGATATAAAATAGCAGAGAAATTAATTCTCTGCTATTTTTATTTATCTTCTTTTTTCTTAGATCAAACAACTTTGCCTCGAAATCATGTTTGAAATGGTTTTATTGTTTTTAATTGTTCGAAATTATTTAAATTAAATATATCTTCTTCATAAAGAATAAAATTAGCAAGGTAATCTTTTTGAATTTGCCCCATTATTTTTTCTGCATTCATAAAATAAGCAGATCCCTTTGTATATGCATCTATTGCATCATAAATAGTGACTCTTTGCTCTTTGTTTGGATGATTAAGTGCTGCATAAATATTATTTAACGGATTTAAAGGAAATACTAAATGGTCTGTTGACATTCCGACATGAACTTGTTTTTTAAGAGCGGATTGAAAAGGTAAAAAGCTTTCATGGAGTTGATCGGAAAACTTATAGTTAATAGAACACATTTCAAAAGCAACGGGGATATTACTTTGAGATAATTGTGTAAGTAAATTATCATCTAAATATGAAGCATGAATAATTGCATTTCTTGCTTTATTTGTTTTGCTGACTTTTTGATATTTTTTTATTAATGAGGCAATAGCATAATTACCAATTGCATGCGTAGTTATTGCTAAACCTAATTTATTAATCCTTGCGACATATTTATCAAAATCACTATTTTCAGTATAAGGTTTTAAAGCTTTTTGTTGAAATTTTTGAGCAAGTTCTTCATCAAAAGCTGCTGTTTTTGAATAAACAGTGCCATCAGCAAAAACTTTAATTGCCCCTAATTTGTGATTATCAGGTAATGTAATTGTTTCTTTTTTGTTAATAAAATCTTCTAATCATTTTGGTTCGGTTAATCATAGTTGGTGATAAACTTCTAAAGATAATTCATCTTTAAGTAGTTGAATTTGCTCAAGACTTTGTTCTCAGGTTGAATTTCTTAAATCACAAGTATAAATCCCAGTTAAGCCTAATGAATTTGCATATTTGACATAATCCTTAAGATAATTAGCTTCTCTTTTAATATGTGAATTAGACATGAGACTATCAACTCTTCAAGTTATCATTTCTCTAACAAAACCAGTAGGTCATCCTTGTTCATCTAATTCAATAATTGAACCAGGATCGATAATATTTTTCTTAAAAGCTTTAAGTCTTTTTAAAGCCTTAGTGTTATAAACTCCTGAGTGATAATCATTTCTTCATAAAAATAAAGCCACTTTTTCAAGCATATGGTCAAGATCTTCTCTTGTGGGTAATTTAGATTCTTTTAAGTTTAATTCACTTAAACCATAGCCAATTAAAACACTGTTTTGTTTAATGTTATGCTTGCTTTGATATTGTTTAATTAAATTTGCTATATCAGCAAAACTTTTTGCAGAACTAATATTTAAATAATGCATATATTTAGCAGAATAAAAGAAATGAACATGGCTATCAATAAAACCAGGGATAACAACTTTTCCTTCTAAATTGATGATATTGCTTGGTTTTTGACTTAGGATTTCCTTATTTGATCCAACTTTTAAAAAGTTATCTTTTTTTAAAAGAAAAGCTTGTGCAAATTGTTCATTTGAAAGATATACTTTCCCATTGATAAAAGCGGTTGTTTTCATTAAATAAATTATAATTT
Coding sequences:
- a CDS encoding amidohydrolase, producing MKTTAFINGKVYLSNEQFAQAFLLKKDNFLKVGSNKEILSQKPSNIINLEGKVVIPGFIDSHVHFFYSAKYMHYLNISSAKSFADIANLIKQYQSKHNIKQNSVLIGYGLSELNLKESKLPTREDLDHMLEKVALFLWRNDYHSGVYNTKALKRLKAFKKNIIDPGSIIELDEQGWPTGFVREMITWRVDSLMSNSHIKREANYLKDYVKYANSLGLTGIYTCDLRNSTWEQSLEQIQLLKDELSLEVYHQLWLTEPKWLEDFINKKETITLPDNHKLGAIKVFADGTVYSKTAAFDEELAQKFQQKALKPYTENSDFDKYVARINKLGLAITTHAIGNYAIASLIKKYQKVSKTNKARNAIIHASYLDDNLLTQLSQSNIPVAFEMCSINYKFSDQLHESFLPFQSALKKQVHVGMSTDHLVFPLNPLNNIYAALNHPNKEQRVTIYDAIDAYTKGSAYFMNAEKIMGQIQKDYLANFILYEEDIFNLNNFEQLKTIKPFQTWFRGKVVWSKKKEDK